TTAGTGGTGAATTACAATGAAGTATGTTAAAGAGGTTTTATCAACGGAGAAAGCTACTAAATTAATAGAAAATTCTAACACATTAACATTTATTTTGGATAGAAATTCAGATAAGAAGAGCATAAAATCTGAAATAGAGAACACTTTTAATGTAAAAGTAGAAAAAGTAAATATAGTAATAACACCTACTGGAGAAAAGAAAGCTTATGTAAAGATAGCTTCAGAATATAAGGCTACTGATGTAGCCCATAAATTAGGTATATTATGAGGTGATATGTATGGGAAAAAGTTTACTTCAACAAAGAGCAGGAAGAGGTAATATAAACTTTAGAAATCCCGGTTGGTTAAGAGTAGGAAAAGTTAGATACTTAAACATAGATGGATATCATATAGGAAAAGTAGTAGATATCTTACACAATCCTGGAATGTTGGCGCCAGTAGCTAAGATAAAGTTAGATAATGGCAAATCATTTTACATGCAGGCAGTTCAAGGTATGTCAGTAGGTCAAAAAATAGAAATTGGAGGAGATGTGAATTCTGGTAATGGGAATATTGTAGAAGTTGGAAAGTTGCCAGAAGGCACAATAGTATGTAATGTGGAAGCAGTAAAAGGAGATGGCGGTAGATATGCTAGATCAGCAGGTTCTTATGCTATGATTTTAGGAAAAAGTGCAGATAAAGTGTTGATAAGATTACCTTCTGGTAAGATAAAATCAGTCGCGTCAAACGCT
This genomic window from Acidianus manzaensis contains:
- a CDS encoding 50S ribosomal protein L23 — its product is MKYVKEVLSTEKATKLIENSNTLTFILDRNSDKKSIKSEIENTFNVKVEKVNIVITPTGEKKAYVKIASEYKATDVAHKLGIL
- a CDS encoding 50S ribosomal protein L2, encoding MGKSLLQQRAGRGNINFRNPGWLRVGKVRYLNIDGYHIGKVVDILHNPGMLAPVAKIKLDNGKSFYMQAVQGMSVGQKIEIGGDVNSGNGNIVEVGKLPEGTIVCNVEAVKGDGGRYARSAGSYAMILGKSADKVLIRLPSGKIKSVASNARATIGTVAGGGALDKPMLKAGNVYWKYKVKATKWPIVKGVAMNVVDHPHGGGLHTSVSRPSTVSRNAPPGRKVGHIAARRTGRKERK